One Cygnus atratus isolate AKBS03 ecotype Queensland, Australia chromosome 21, CAtr_DNAZoo_HiC_assembly, whole genome shotgun sequence genomic region harbors:
- the SLC45A1 gene encoding proton-associated sugar transporter A isoform X2, whose amino-acid sequence MILKIYRDRDCYISQSCLLVMIPPSATTPVSDAALLPSVASQEIWRSQVPGYSGSVAQHISHRANNFKRHPKRRKYIRPSPPPPPNTPCPIDLIDFGDLQPQRSFLELLFNGCILFGLEFSYAMETAYVTPVLLQMGLPDQLYGMVWFISPILGFLLQPLLGAWSDRCTSRFGRRRPFILVLALGALLGLSLMLNGRDIGNALSDTVNNHKWGIILTVCGVVLMDFSADSADNPSHAYMMDVCGPMDQDRGLNIHALLAGLGGGFGYVVGGIHWDKTSFGKAVGGQLRVIYVFTSIILTITTMLTLLSIPERPLGSFSRKKKVMKSPSLPLPPSPPLFFEEAVNENFASHNSAHLYASFTSPVSPLSPLTPKYGSFVSRDSSLTGINEFSSSFGTSNIDNVLIDCFTGGHNSYLALPASLPRHPVSVSFPQVPDGRYQEENGILEQGESSITMGPDGEALTVGSLDAIKPRSSGILKRPQTLAIPDIVTGRCPENSRRRNVTFSQQVANILLDGVKYESELNGSSETSEQPLSIRLLCSTICHMPKALRNLCINHFLGWLSFEGMLLFYTDFMGEVVFQGNPKAPHNSDEYQKYNAGVTMGCWGMCIYAFSAAFYSAALEKLEERFSTRTLYFIAYLAFGLGTGLSTLSRNIYVVLSLCATYGVLFATLCTLPYSLLCDYYQSCEFTGLKAEGMRRGMGVDISLLSCQYFLAQILVALAMGPLTAAVGSASGAMYFASLVSFLGCLFSSLCVSYEPIPPAEELPPTEK is encoded by the exons ATGATCCTAAAAATCTACAGGGATAGAGACTGCTATATCTCCCAAAG ttgccTACTCGTGATGATTCCACCATCTGCAACAACTCCTGTCAGCGATGCTGCACTCTTGCCAAGTGTGGCTTCTCAGGAAATCTGGAGGTCGCAAGTTCCAGGCTATTCTGGATCAGTCGCACAGCATATAAGTCACCGGGCCAACAACTTCAAGAGACAtccaaaaaggaggaaatacaTTCGCCCTTCTCCGCCGCCTCCGCCAAATACTCCGTGTCCTATTGATCTGATTGACTTTGGGGATCTACAGCCTCAGAGGTCTTTCCTAGAACTCCTATTTAATGGATGCATTCTCTTTGGGCTTGAGTTCAGCTATGCCATGGAAACAGCCTATGTTACACCTGTGCTGCTTCAGATGGGTCTGCCAGACCAACTGTATGGAATGGTGTGGTTCATCAGCCCTATACTag GGTTCTTGCTACAGCCTTTGCTGGGGGCCTGGAGTGACAGATGCACATCAAGATTCGGGAGGAGAAGGCCATTCATTCTGGTCTTAGCATTAG GTGCGTTGCTTGGGCTCTCACTTATGCTGAACGGCAGAGATATTGGGAACGCCTTGTCTGACACTGTGAATAACCACAAATGGGGGATCATCCTTACAGTCTGTGGTGTTGTCCTCATGGACTTCAGTGCAGATTCAGCAGACAATCCTAGTCATGCCTACATGATGGATGTATGTGGCCCAATGGATCAAGACAGGGGCCTCAACATCCATGCTTTGTTAGCAG GTCTTGGAGGTGGCTTTGGTTATGTTGTTGGAGGAATACATTGGGATAAAACCAGTTTTGGAAAAGCTGTGGGAGGGCAACTGCGTGTCATCTATGTCTTCACCTCAATTATACTGACCATCACTACTATGCTGACTCTACTTAGTATTCCAGAAAGACCCCTAGGGTCcttcagcaggaagaaaaaggtgatGAAGAGTCCAagtcttcctctccctccttctccacCTCTCTTCTTTGAGGAGGCTGTAAATGAAAACTTTGCTTCTCATAACTCGGCTCACTTATATGCAAGTTTTACAAGTCCTGTTTCCCCTCTCAGCCCACTCACACCCAAATATGGCAGTTTTGTCAGCAGAGACAGTTCCTTGACAGGAATTAATGAATTTTCATCGTCATTTGGGACTTCAAATATTGACAATGTGCTTATAGACTGTTTTACAGGTGGGCACAATAGTTACTTAGCACTTCCAGCTAGCTTGCCCAGACATCCTGTCAGTGTCAGCTTTCCTCAGGTACCAGATGGCCGTTaccaagaagaaaatggaattcTGGAGCAAGGGGAGAGCAGCATAACTATGGGGCCTGACGGCGAGGCACTAACAGTGGGCTCCCTGGATGCAATAAAGCCACGGTCATCAGGTATCCTGAAAAGACCTCAGACCTTGGCCATTCCAGATATTGTAACGGGACGTTGTCCAGAAAAtagcagaagaagaaatgtaacTTTCAGCCAACAG GTTGCCAATATCTTGCTGGATGGTGTTAAATATGAGAGTGAGCTGAATGGATCGAGTGAGACCTCTGAGCAACCGCTCTCCATCAGACTTCTTTGTTCAACCATCTGCCACATGCCCAAGGCTCTTCGTAACCTCTGCATCAACCACTTCCTAG GATGGCTTTCATTTGAGGGGATGTTGCTCTTCTATACTGACTTCATGGGAGAAGTAGTGTTTCAAGGGAATCCAAAAGCACCTCACAACTCAGATGAGTATCAGAAGTACAACGCTGGGGTCACCATGGGCTGCTGGGGAATGTGCATCTATGCATTCAGTGCTGCTTTCTATTCAG CTGCGCTGGAAAAGCTAGAGGAGCGGTTCAGCACACGGACACTGTACTTCATTGCGTACTTGGCCTTTGGGCTGGGTACAGGGCTGTCCACGCTGTCCAGAAACATCTATGTGGTGCTGTCACTGTGCGCTACCTATGGTGTCCTCTTCGCCACTCTCTGCACGCTGCCCTACTCCCTACTTTGCGACTACTACCAGAGCTGTGAG TTCACAGGCTTGAAGGCAGAGGGCATGCGGCGTGGGATGGGTGTCGACATCTCCCTGCTGAGCTGCCAGTACTTCTTGGCACAGATCCTGGTGGCCCTGGCCATGGGGCCACTAACGGCAGCTGTGGGCAGTGCCAGCGGTGCCATGTACTTCGCCAGCCTGGTGTCCTTCCTGGgctgcctcttctcctccctttgCGTCAGCTATGAGCCGATACCACCTGCTGAGGAGCTGCCACCTACCGAG aaatga
- the SLC45A1 gene encoding proton-associated sugar transporter A isoform X5, which produces MILKIYRDRDCYISQSCLLVMIPPSATTPVSDAALLPSVASQEIWRSQVPGYSGSVAQHISHRANNFKRHPKRRKYIRPSPPPPPNTPCPIDLIDFGDLQPQRSFLELLFNGCILFGLEFSYAMETAYVTPVLLQMGLPDQLYGMVWFISPILGFLLQPLLGAWSDRCTSRFGRRRPFILVLALGALLGLSLMLNGRDIGNALSDTVNNHKWGIILTVCGVVLMDFSADSADNPSHAYMMDVCGPMDQDRGLNIHALLAGLGGGFGYVVGGIHWDKTSFGKAVGGQLRVIYVFTSIILTITTMLTLLSIPERPLGSFSRKKKVMKSPSLPLPPSPPLFFEEAVNENFASHNSAHLYASFTSPVSPLSPLTPKYGSFVSRDSSLTGINEFSSSFGTSNIDNVLIDCFTGGHNSYLALPASLPRHPVSVSFPQVPDGRYQEENGILEQGESSITMGPDGEALTVGSLDAIKPRSSGILKRPQTLAIPDIVTGRCPENSRRRNVTFSQQVANILLDGVKYESELNGSSETSEQPLSIRLLCSTICHMPKALRNLCINHFLGWLSFEGMLLFYTDFMGEVVFQGNPKAPHNSDEYQKYNAGVTMGCWGMCIYAFSAAFYSAALEKLEERFSTRTLYFIAYLAFGLGTGLSTLSRNIYVVLSLCATYGVLFATLCTLPYSLLCDYYQSCEK; this is translated from the exons ATGATCCTAAAAATCTACAGGGATAGAGACTGCTATATCTCCCAAAG ttgccTACTCGTGATGATTCCACCATCTGCAACAACTCCTGTCAGCGATGCTGCACTCTTGCCAAGTGTGGCTTCTCAGGAAATCTGGAGGTCGCAAGTTCCAGGCTATTCTGGATCAGTCGCACAGCATATAAGTCACCGGGCCAACAACTTCAAGAGACAtccaaaaaggaggaaatacaTTCGCCCTTCTCCGCCGCCTCCGCCAAATACTCCGTGTCCTATTGATCTGATTGACTTTGGGGATCTACAGCCTCAGAGGTCTTTCCTAGAACTCCTATTTAATGGATGCATTCTCTTTGGGCTTGAGTTCAGCTATGCCATGGAAACAGCCTATGTTACACCTGTGCTGCTTCAGATGGGTCTGCCAGACCAACTGTATGGAATGGTGTGGTTCATCAGCCCTATACTag GGTTCTTGCTACAGCCTTTGCTGGGGGCCTGGAGTGACAGATGCACATCAAGATTCGGGAGGAGAAGGCCATTCATTCTGGTCTTAGCATTAG GTGCGTTGCTTGGGCTCTCACTTATGCTGAACGGCAGAGATATTGGGAACGCCTTGTCTGACACTGTGAATAACCACAAATGGGGGATCATCCTTACAGTCTGTGGTGTTGTCCTCATGGACTTCAGTGCAGATTCAGCAGACAATCCTAGTCATGCCTACATGATGGATGTATGTGGCCCAATGGATCAAGACAGGGGCCTCAACATCCATGCTTTGTTAGCAG GTCTTGGAGGTGGCTTTGGTTATGTTGTTGGAGGAATACATTGGGATAAAACCAGTTTTGGAAAAGCTGTGGGAGGGCAACTGCGTGTCATCTATGTCTTCACCTCAATTATACTGACCATCACTACTATGCTGACTCTACTTAGTATTCCAGAAAGACCCCTAGGGTCcttcagcaggaagaaaaaggtgatGAAGAGTCCAagtcttcctctccctccttctccacCTCTCTTCTTTGAGGAGGCTGTAAATGAAAACTTTGCTTCTCATAACTCGGCTCACTTATATGCAAGTTTTACAAGTCCTGTTTCCCCTCTCAGCCCACTCACACCCAAATATGGCAGTTTTGTCAGCAGAGACAGTTCCTTGACAGGAATTAATGAATTTTCATCGTCATTTGGGACTTCAAATATTGACAATGTGCTTATAGACTGTTTTACAGGTGGGCACAATAGTTACTTAGCACTTCCAGCTAGCTTGCCCAGACATCCTGTCAGTGTCAGCTTTCCTCAGGTACCAGATGGCCGTTaccaagaagaaaatggaattcTGGAGCAAGGGGAGAGCAGCATAACTATGGGGCCTGACGGCGAGGCACTAACAGTGGGCTCCCTGGATGCAATAAAGCCACGGTCATCAGGTATCCTGAAAAGACCTCAGACCTTGGCCATTCCAGATATTGTAACGGGACGTTGTCCAGAAAAtagcagaagaagaaatgtaacTTTCAGCCAACAG GTTGCCAATATCTTGCTGGATGGTGTTAAATATGAGAGTGAGCTGAATGGATCGAGTGAGACCTCTGAGCAACCGCTCTCCATCAGACTTCTTTGTTCAACCATCTGCCACATGCCCAAGGCTCTTCGTAACCTCTGCATCAACCACTTCCTAG GATGGCTTTCATTTGAGGGGATGTTGCTCTTCTATACTGACTTCATGGGAGAAGTAGTGTTTCAAGGGAATCCAAAAGCACCTCACAACTCAGATGAGTATCAGAAGTACAACGCTGGGGTCACCATGGGCTGCTGGGGAATGTGCATCTATGCATTCAGTGCTGCTTTCTATTCAG CTGCGCTGGAAAAGCTAGAGGAGCGGTTCAGCACACGGACACTGTACTTCATTGCGTACTTGGCCTTTGGGCTGGGTACAGGGCTGTCCACGCTGTCCAGAAACATCTATGTGGTGCTGTCACTGTGCGCTACCTATGGTGTCCTCTTCGCCACTCTCTGCACGCTGCCCTACTCCCTACTTTGCGACTACTACCAGAGCTGTGAG aaatga
- the SLC45A1 gene encoding proton-associated sugar transporter A isoform X6 gives MILKIYRDRDCYISQSCLLVMIPPSATTPVSDAALLPSVASQEIWRSQVPGYSGSVAQHISHRANNFKRHPKRRKYIRPSPPPPPNTPCPIDLIDFGDLQPQRSFLELLFNGCILFGLEFSYAMETAYVTPVLLQMGLPDQLYGMVWFISPILGFLLQPLLGAWSDRCTSRFGRRRPFILVLALGALLGLSLMLNGRDIGNALSDTVNNHKWGIILTVCGVVLMDFSADSADNPSHAYMMDVCGPMDQDRGLNIHALLAGLGGGFGYVVGGIHWDKTSFGKAVGGQLRVIYVFTSIILTITTMLTLLSIPERPLGSFSRKKKVPDGRYQEENGILEQGESSITMGPDGEALTVGSLDAIKPRSSGILKRPQTLAIPDIVTGRCPENSRRRNVTFSQQVANILLDGVKYESELNGSSETSEQPLSIRLLCSTICHMPKALRNLCINHFLGWLSFEGMLLFYTDFMGEVVFQGNPKAPHNSDEYQKYNAGVTMGCWGMCIYAFSAAFYSAALEKLEERFSTRTLYFIAYLAFGLGTGLSTLSRNIYVVLSLCATYGVLFATLCTLPYSLLCDYYQSCEFTGLKAEGMRRGMGVDISLLSCQYFLAQILVALAMGPLTAAVGSASGAMYFASLVSFLGCLFSSLCVSYEPIPPAEELPPTEEQRPLLPCAQDQ, from the exons ATGATCCTAAAAATCTACAGGGATAGAGACTGCTATATCTCCCAAAG ttgccTACTCGTGATGATTCCACCATCTGCAACAACTCCTGTCAGCGATGCTGCACTCTTGCCAAGTGTGGCTTCTCAGGAAATCTGGAGGTCGCAAGTTCCAGGCTATTCTGGATCAGTCGCACAGCATATAAGTCACCGGGCCAACAACTTCAAGAGACAtccaaaaaggaggaaatacaTTCGCCCTTCTCCGCCGCCTCCGCCAAATACTCCGTGTCCTATTGATCTGATTGACTTTGGGGATCTACAGCCTCAGAGGTCTTTCCTAGAACTCCTATTTAATGGATGCATTCTCTTTGGGCTTGAGTTCAGCTATGCCATGGAAACAGCCTATGTTACACCTGTGCTGCTTCAGATGGGTCTGCCAGACCAACTGTATGGAATGGTGTGGTTCATCAGCCCTATACTag GGTTCTTGCTACAGCCTTTGCTGGGGGCCTGGAGTGACAGATGCACATCAAGATTCGGGAGGAGAAGGCCATTCATTCTGGTCTTAGCATTAG GTGCGTTGCTTGGGCTCTCACTTATGCTGAACGGCAGAGATATTGGGAACGCCTTGTCTGACACTGTGAATAACCACAAATGGGGGATCATCCTTACAGTCTGTGGTGTTGTCCTCATGGACTTCAGTGCAGATTCAGCAGACAATCCTAGTCATGCCTACATGATGGATGTATGTGGCCCAATGGATCAAGACAGGGGCCTCAACATCCATGCTTTGTTAGCAG GTCTTGGAGGTGGCTTTGGTTATGTTGTTGGAGGAATACATTGGGATAAAACCAGTTTTGGAAAAGCTGTGGGAGGGCAACTGCGTGTCATCTATGTCTTCACCTCAATTATACTGACCATCACTACTATGCTGACTCTACTTAGTATTCCAGAAAGACCCCTAGGGTCcttcagcaggaagaaaaag GTACCAGATGGCCGTTaccaagaagaaaatggaattcTGGAGCAAGGGGAGAGCAGCATAACTATGGGGCCTGACGGCGAGGCACTAACAGTGGGCTCCCTGGATGCAATAAAGCCACGGTCATCAGGTATCCTGAAAAGACCTCAGACCTTGGCCATTCCAGATATTGTAACGGGACGTTGTCCAGAAAAtagcagaagaagaaatgtaacTTTCAGCCAACAG GTTGCCAATATCTTGCTGGATGGTGTTAAATATGAGAGTGAGCTGAATGGATCGAGTGAGACCTCTGAGCAACCGCTCTCCATCAGACTTCTTTGTTCAACCATCTGCCACATGCCCAAGGCTCTTCGTAACCTCTGCATCAACCACTTCCTAG GATGGCTTTCATTTGAGGGGATGTTGCTCTTCTATACTGACTTCATGGGAGAAGTAGTGTTTCAAGGGAATCCAAAAGCACCTCACAACTCAGATGAGTATCAGAAGTACAACGCTGGGGTCACCATGGGCTGCTGGGGAATGTGCATCTATGCATTCAGTGCTGCTTTCTATTCAG CTGCGCTGGAAAAGCTAGAGGAGCGGTTCAGCACACGGACACTGTACTTCATTGCGTACTTGGCCTTTGGGCTGGGTACAGGGCTGTCCACGCTGTCCAGAAACATCTATGTGGTGCTGTCACTGTGCGCTACCTATGGTGTCCTCTTCGCCACTCTCTGCACGCTGCCCTACTCCCTACTTTGCGACTACTACCAGAGCTGTGAG TTCACAGGCTTGAAGGCAGAGGGCATGCGGCGTGGGATGGGTGTCGACATCTCCCTGCTGAGCTGCCAGTACTTCTTGGCACAGATCCTGGTGGCCCTGGCCATGGGGCCACTAACGGCAGCTGTGGGCAGTGCCAGCGGTGCCATGTACTTCGCCAGCCTGGTGTCCTTCCTGGgctgcctcttctcctccctttgCGTCAGCTATGAGCCGATACCACCTGCTGAGGAGCTGCCACCTACCGAGGAGCAGCGCCCACTCCTGCCATGTGCACAGGACCAATAA
- the SLC45A1 gene encoding proton-associated sugar transporter A isoform X3: protein MIPPSATTPVSDAALLPSVASQEIWRSQVPGYSGSVAQHISHRANNFKRHPKRRKYIRPSPPPPPNTPCPIDLIDFGDLQPQRSFLELLFNGCILFGLEFSYAMETAYVTPVLLQMGLPDQLYGMVWFISPILGFLLQPLLGAWSDRCTSRFGRRRPFILVLALGALLGLSLMLNGRDIGNALSDTVNNHKWGIILTVCGVVLMDFSADSADNPSHAYMMDVCGPMDQDRGLNIHALLAGLGGGFGYVVGGIHWDKTSFGKAVGGQLRVIYVFTSIILTITTMLTLLSIPERPLGSFSRKKKVMKSPSLPLPPSPPLFFEEAVNENFASHNSAHLYASFTSPVSPLSPLTPKYGSFVSRDSSLTGINEFSSSFGTSNIDNVLIDCFTGGHNSYLALPASLPRHPVSVSFPQVPDGRYQEENGILEQGESSITMGPDGEALTVGSLDAIKPRSSGILKRPQTLAIPDIVTGRCPENSRRRNVTFSQQVANILLDGVKYESELNGSSETSEQPLSIRLLCSTICHMPKALRNLCINHFLGWLSFEGMLLFYTDFMGEVVFQGNPKAPHNSDEYQKYNAGVTMGCWGMCIYAFSAAFYSAALEKLEERFSTRTLYFIAYLAFGLGTGLSTLSRNIYVVLSLCATYGVLFATLCTLPYSLLCDYYQSCEFTGLKAEGMRRGMGVDISLLSCQYFLAQILVALAMGPLTAAVGSASGAMYFASLVSFLGCLFSSLCVSYEPIPPAEELPPTEEQRPLLPCAQDQ, encoded by the exons ATGATTCCACCATCTGCAACAACTCCTGTCAGCGATGCTGCACTCTTGCCAAGTGTGGCTTCTCAGGAAATCTGGAGGTCGCAAGTTCCAGGCTATTCTGGATCAGTCGCACAGCATATAAGTCACCGGGCCAACAACTTCAAGAGACAtccaaaaaggaggaaatacaTTCGCCCTTCTCCGCCGCCTCCGCCAAATACTCCGTGTCCTATTGATCTGATTGACTTTGGGGATCTACAGCCTCAGAGGTCTTTCCTAGAACTCCTATTTAATGGATGCATTCTCTTTGGGCTTGAGTTCAGCTATGCCATGGAAACAGCCTATGTTACACCTGTGCTGCTTCAGATGGGTCTGCCAGACCAACTGTATGGAATGGTGTGGTTCATCAGCCCTATACTag GGTTCTTGCTACAGCCTTTGCTGGGGGCCTGGAGTGACAGATGCACATCAAGATTCGGGAGGAGAAGGCCATTCATTCTGGTCTTAGCATTAG GTGCGTTGCTTGGGCTCTCACTTATGCTGAACGGCAGAGATATTGGGAACGCCTTGTCTGACACTGTGAATAACCACAAATGGGGGATCATCCTTACAGTCTGTGGTGTTGTCCTCATGGACTTCAGTGCAGATTCAGCAGACAATCCTAGTCATGCCTACATGATGGATGTATGTGGCCCAATGGATCAAGACAGGGGCCTCAACATCCATGCTTTGTTAGCAG GTCTTGGAGGTGGCTTTGGTTATGTTGTTGGAGGAATACATTGGGATAAAACCAGTTTTGGAAAAGCTGTGGGAGGGCAACTGCGTGTCATCTATGTCTTCACCTCAATTATACTGACCATCACTACTATGCTGACTCTACTTAGTATTCCAGAAAGACCCCTAGGGTCcttcagcaggaagaaaaaggtgatGAAGAGTCCAagtcttcctctccctccttctccacCTCTCTTCTTTGAGGAGGCTGTAAATGAAAACTTTGCTTCTCATAACTCGGCTCACTTATATGCAAGTTTTACAAGTCCTGTTTCCCCTCTCAGCCCACTCACACCCAAATATGGCAGTTTTGTCAGCAGAGACAGTTCCTTGACAGGAATTAATGAATTTTCATCGTCATTTGGGACTTCAAATATTGACAATGTGCTTATAGACTGTTTTACAGGTGGGCACAATAGTTACTTAGCACTTCCAGCTAGCTTGCCCAGACATCCTGTCAGTGTCAGCTTTCCTCAGGTACCAGATGGCCGTTaccaagaagaaaatggaattcTGGAGCAAGGGGAGAGCAGCATAACTATGGGGCCTGACGGCGAGGCACTAACAGTGGGCTCCCTGGATGCAATAAAGCCACGGTCATCAGGTATCCTGAAAAGACCTCAGACCTTGGCCATTCCAGATATTGTAACGGGACGTTGTCCAGAAAAtagcagaagaagaaatgtaacTTTCAGCCAACAG GTTGCCAATATCTTGCTGGATGGTGTTAAATATGAGAGTGAGCTGAATGGATCGAGTGAGACCTCTGAGCAACCGCTCTCCATCAGACTTCTTTGTTCAACCATCTGCCACATGCCCAAGGCTCTTCGTAACCTCTGCATCAACCACTTCCTAG GATGGCTTTCATTTGAGGGGATGTTGCTCTTCTATACTGACTTCATGGGAGAAGTAGTGTTTCAAGGGAATCCAAAAGCACCTCACAACTCAGATGAGTATCAGAAGTACAACGCTGGGGTCACCATGGGCTGCTGGGGAATGTGCATCTATGCATTCAGTGCTGCTTTCTATTCAG CTGCGCTGGAAAAGCTAGAGGAGCGGTTCAGCACACGGACACTGTACTTCATTGCGTACTTGGCCTTTGGGCTGGGTACAGGGCTGTCCACGCTGTCCAGAAACATCTATGTGGTGCTGTCACTGTGCGCTACCTATGGTGTCCTCTTCGCCACTCTCTGCACGCTGCCCTACTCCCTACTTTGCGACTACTACCAGAGCTGTGAG TTCACAGGCTTGAAGGCAGAGGGCATGCGGCGTGGGATGGGTGTCGACATCTCCCTGCTGAGCTGCCAGTACTTCTTGGCACAGATCCTGGTGGCCCTGGCCATGGGGCCACTAACGGCAGCTGTGGGCAGTGCCAGCGGTGCCATGTACTTCGCCAGCCTGGTGTCCTTCCTGGgctgcctcttctcctccctttgCGTCAGCTATGAGCCGATACCACCTGCTGAGGAGCTGCCACCTACCGAGGAGCAGCGCCCACTCCTGCCATGTGCACAGGACCAATAA